From the genome of Pseudosulfitobacter sp. DSM 107133, one region includes:
- a CDS encoding dihydrodipicolinate synthase family protein, translating into MEQTLTGILPVAPTPFLDDGQVDEDGMRRVLDCLIDQGVDAICILANYSEQFVLSDAERSLLMRISLEHVAGRVPVIVTVSHFSTDIVVARAKAAQAMGAAMVMMMPPYHGSGLFPAEAGIFEHFDAVSSAIGIPIMVQDAPLSGVALSVPLLARMARELENVSYFKIECPFAADKLAALIEAAGDHIAGPFDGEEAVTLLADLDAGATGTMTSGLFPEHIRPIVTSYLAGDHDGALKQWEKCLPLINHENRQCGLRACKTVYAAGGVIRSDHVRHPLKPMSERTKTRLLQLAGDMDLIALKWGK; encoded by the coding sequence ATGGAACAGACCCTGACAGGCATTTTGCCGGTGGCCCCGACCCCGTTTCTGGATGACGGACAAGTCGACGAAGACGGCATGCGCCGCGTGCTGGACTGCCTGATAGATCAAGGCGTGGATGCGATCTGCATCCTTGCGAACTACTCGGAACAATTCGTGCTGTCCGATGCCGAGCGGTCGCTGTTGATGCGCATCAGTCTTGAGCATGTGGCAGGCCGCGTGCCGGTGATTGTCACGGTCAGCCATTTTTCGACCGACATCGTGGTGGCCCGCGCCAAGGCGGCGCAGGCGATGGGGGCGGCGATGGTGATGATGATGCCGCCCTATCACGGGTCGGGCCTGTTTCCGGCCGAGGCGGGGATATTCGAACATTTCGATGCGGTCAGCAGCGCCATCGGCATCCCGATCATGGTACAGGATGCGCCGCTAAGCGGTGTTGCCCTGTCGGTGCCATTGCTGGCACGGATGGCACGCGAGCTGGAAAACGTCAGCTATTTCAAGATCGAATGCCCCTTTGCCGCCGACAAGCTGGCGGCGCTGATCGAGGCGGCGGGCGATCATATTGCCGGGCCGTTCGACGGCGAAGAGGCGGTAACCCTGCTGGCCGATCTGGATGCGGGGGCCACGGGCACCATGACCTCGGGGCTGTTTCCCGAACACATCCGCCCCATCGTCACAAGCTATCTGGCCGGCGACCATGACGGCGCGCTGAAGCAGTGGGAAAAATGCCTGCCATTGATCAACCACGAAAACCGACAGTGCGGGTTGCGCGCCTGCAAGACCGTCTATGCCGCAGGCGGTGTGATCCGCAGCGACCATGTGCGCCATCCGCTGAAACCCATGTCGGAGCGTACCAAGACACGCCTGCTGCAACTGGCAGGCGACATGGACCTGATTGCCTTGAAGTGGGGGAAATAG